AGTGTGCAGCGCAGCCTGAGCTGCGTCAAATCCGTACAAAACAACTTTCCGTCAGAGCAAAAATGTTAGATTAAACCCATGGCGAAAGTGGAGTCCTTCGATTTAGACCACACCAGGGTTCGCGCTCCATACGTGCGCATTGCTGGCGTGAAACACACCCCGAAAGGGGACACCATCACCAAATATGACCTGCGTCTGACCCAGCCCAATCAGGAAGCCATCGATTCCGCAACCCTACACACCCTGGAGCACCTGCTTGCAGGCTACCTGAGAGACCACCTGGAGAATGTGCTGGATGTGTCCCCCATGGGCTGCCGCACGGGCATGTACATGGCTGTGATCGCTGAACCTGCTCCTGACGATGTGCGAGCAGCTTTCGAGAAATCCCTTGAAAATGTGGCCCAGCACGGTGAGAAGATTCCCGGAGTCAGTGAACTGGAATGTGGCAACTACCGGGACCATGACCTGCAAAATGCCAGAGCGGTGGCCAGAAAAGTGCTGGACCAGGGCCTGATTGTGCAGGAGACCATCAACATTCAAAGATGACACGGCAGCGATGACACAGCTTCCCCCCTCAGACGACCCCCTCAAAGCACTTGACCAGACCCTGCTGCAGCTCCTGACTGCGCTGGAGGTCGTTCTGATTGCCCGTCCTCTGGCCACTGTCCTGGGGGAAGAAGAAGAGGTGACCGGTGCCCAGCTCCGCACCCTGCGTTTTCTGGACAGTGTGGAATTCGCTCTGGTGGGTGACATTGCCGCTGGACTGGGCATTTCCTATCCTGCAGCAACCAAGGCCGTGGATCGCCTGTGTGACCGGGGTCTTGCCGAGCGTTACAGAGATGCCATGGATGCACGCCGAATCCAGGTCAGCCTGACCGCCAGAGGAAAGTCTGTTCTGCAGGAGGTGCAGTCTGAACGCACCCGCTACCTGCAGGGCATTTTTGAGCAGCTGCCCCAGTCCCCAGCAGAAATGAACAGCCAGCTTTCTCTGCTGCTCCGGGAGATCATCCGAGATCCTGATGTCCTGGACGCAATTCGCAGGCAGAGCGGACAGGTCAGAACAGACGGACATATATAAGGAGAGAAATCAGGAGGCGCAAGCCTCCTTTTTTGTTGCTTTTGTTTCCCTCTTTCTGTGGCACTTCCCTCCAAAATCTGTATAGACAAGTGCTTTGGTAAGCAGATGCTGCTAGGGGTTTTTTTGCCGTCTGAAACGTTCTGCTTATGGTGTATGCGGATGTGGCGTATCAGGGG
Above is a genomic segment from Deinococcus cellulosilyticus NBRC 106333 = KACC 11606 containing:
- a CDS encoding S-ribosylhomocysteine lyase, giving the protein MAKVESFDLDHTRVRAPYVRIAGVKHTPKGDTITKYDLRLTQPNQEAIDSATLHTLEHLLAGYLRDHLENVLDVSPMGCRTGMYMAVIAEPAPDDVRAAFEKSLENVAQHGEKIPGVSELECGNYRDHDLQNARAVARKVLDQGLIVQETINIQR
- a CDS encoding MarR family winged helix-turn-helix transcriptional regulator; its protein translation is MTQLPPSDDPLKALDQTLLQLLTALEVVLIARPLATVLGEEEEVTGAQLRTLRFLDSVEFALVGDIAAGLGISYPAATKAVDRLCDRGLAERYRDAMDARRIQVSLTARGKSVLQEVQSERTRYLQGIFEQLPQSPAEMNSQLSLLLREIIRDPDVLDAIRRQSGQVRTDGHI